Proteins from a single region of Echeneis naucrates chromosome 14, fEcheNa1.1, whole genome shotgun sequence:
- the mtus2a gene encoding microtubule-associated tumor suppressor candidate 2 codes for MSIPTSFQGLRVSVDRGDKIGSKTQIQFPQSGDDNANRLSSIGDKKERGQIEDSRYSTSSIPPLVSQRESPEKLVIWGSEQQCMEPELQGFLDRQEIHTFLRDRNQEEENEEDDDGGSVRDGKDEGPMSISSCSTASSASTGARRNDNDSNKVESRVQRGKEVQKRMACHSTEELDTCVAGSIEKRETRSGRERRKGCLKESKSETNVFVSSLSAVSLTGSLSSALDNTEEAQSHICLSSSKIHPYLNANNTTSAQSRRRAVSVDANQNSASSHPQEKHDHPQFCSQDQRQREGGHPRNGVSSDVGLGQRRKAGFEERVLPPRRQQLVRPLCQTEMGRARCSAEPSAQQAEMGQPPSPNHTLDSYSNGSNKKFTKSSLREPSDFSHLYSTSVISQLRQPNKAAQRDAPPVEKQPSTSNPSIPSTLEKRPQTQLTYRRHCSSPNRTGVESRSSTPPHSPFTTPQGSPRSQPSMYLVSRNVSGVVKHFPPGCNPAVTTSAQGYGNSCLRAPVKTNISTSGIPKAPLNNQQSSPQSNHNNSNPNPKESSPSPKLKPKGVRPKIITYVRKNPQFKPQAADGPYQVSSLPSRLSAYPHGQTPGSLKGAAKDPSKQDAETKGSPVLMASNLLFDKYRQEMQTNIFPSGVLARSIRPPGHTNTVPPAHTHSHTAPPKLGSKADNFYRPTSEVGRSAASKGSSAEDTLQPQTAAQAGESGSLLRSGRGLRLGLGAVNRTATGSARGRGPGQGQRSTLVFSQPVQSVSPATTQKGQDNADDQVFTQPAAASPPPAPASRSLLPKASQSGLRPPGFSSTRLPAGRLAAFGFVRSSSVSSVSSAHSADSTQSDPCRTAHRESTLNEEPPLHRVTTSPPSTDHQRVPPCRSNSLQPPSTPALPRRYLPPQPRSSPGVGRKEFQRSSEVTRSLPSSPKRLAVVPPKPQSPGSAVSSQCSAPQQQCGGQLLQGPLNVQRLQGHCEQQERQLRALKEELRKTSLGLEVFIITTQHYCLKNTTTEENQKKLSMEMQKIREEMVCNSMRWERLQREKSALEVAFERELQELQLQQEAELAAVEEGLRKCHSAETEHLKMEHRSEMEELRTQQQEQVEELTVNHQAAIQELRDMHNITMATLHEEHARTMRDLRKAHEQQKMLLEEDFEKHRLSLQDQVDTLTFQNQSLRDKAKRFEEALRRSTDEQIVDALAPYQHIEQDLRSLKEVVEMKNQQIHQQEKKISDLEKVQAQKNVFLEERIQVLQQQNEDLKTRIEMNLVLSRQLSEENANLQESVEKESTEKKRLSRNNEELLWRLQTSPLMSPASSPLHRSFSTSPVPSSPLFSSSPVTGCDSPSHCHGCPQQVHYPSPSHRANTNQNLSSGPATPTHRAASNQNYSPSPATPTHRALASRSNSTASLNSSQR; via the exons ATGAGCATCCCAACTAGCTTCCAAGGACTCAGGGTCAGTGTTGACAGAGGAGACAAGATTGGAAGCAAAACCCAGATCCAGTTCCCCCAGAGCGGAGATGATAATGCCAACAGATTATCTTCGATTggtgataaaaaagaaagaggacagaTAGAGGACAGCAGGTACAGCACAAGTTCGATTCCTCCTTTGGTCTCTCAGAGGGAGTCCCCTGAAAAGTTAGTGATCTGGGGCTCTGAGCAGCAGTGCATGGAACCTGAGCTCCAGGGGTTTTTGGACCGTCAGGAGATACATACATTCTTGAGAGACAGGAATCAGGAAGAGGAgaatgaggaagatgatgatggaggaagtGTGAGGGATGGTAAAGACGAGGGTCCCATGTCCATATCGTCCTGCTCTACTGCCAGCTCTGCTTCGACCGGTGCAAGGAGAAATGACAATGACAGCAACAAAGTGGAGAGCAGAGTACAGAGGGGTAAAGAGGTGCAGAAGAGGATGGCCTGTCATAGCACTGAAGAACTTGACACATGTGTGGCAGGCTCCATAGAGAAAAGGGAGACAAGGTCAGGCAGAGAGAGGCGGAAGGGGTGTCTTAAGGAGTCCAAGTCTgagacaaatgtgtttgtttccagtttGTCAGCTGTTTCCCTCACCGGGAGCTTGTCTAGTGCTCTGGATAATACCGAAGAAGCACAGTCTCACATCTGTTTGTCCAGTTCTAAGATCCACCCTTATTTAAATGCTAACAACACTACCTCAGCCCAGTCCAGGAGAAGGGCAGTCTCTGTAGATGCCAACCAGAACTCTGCATCATCGCATCCTCAGGAGAAACATGACCATCCTCAATTTTGCAGCCAGgatcagagacagagggagggaggccaTCCTCGAAATGGAGTGTCCTCTGATGTGGGCCTGGGCCaaaggaggaaggctgggttTGAGGAGAGGGTTCTGCCACCCAGACGGCAGCAGCTTGTTAGACctctctgtcagacagagaTGGGAAGAGCACGGTGCTCAGCAGAGCCGAGTGCTCAACAAGCTGAGATGGGGCAACCTCCTTCCCCCAACCATACCCTAGATTCATACAGCAATGGGTCTAACAAAAAGTTTACAAAATCATCTTTACGTGAACCATCAGATTTCTCCCACCTGTACAGCACTTCTGTAATCTCTCAGCTCAGACAGCCGAACAAGGCAGCCCAGAGAGATGCTCCACCCGTTGAAAAACAGCCGTCCACTTCAAATCCGTCCATCCCTTCCACCTTGGAGAAGAGACCTCAGACTCAACTCACATACAGAAGGCATTGCTCAAGTCCCAACAGGACTGGGGTTGAATCCAGGtcctccacccctccccacTCCCCTTTCACAACACCACAGGGCTCACCGCGCAGTCAGCCCTCAATGTACCTCGTTTCCAGGAATGTCTCTGGAGTGGTTAAACACTTCCCGCCAGGATGCAACCCTGCTGTAACAACGTCAGCTCAGGGCTATGGCAACAGTTGCTTGAGAGCACCAGTCAAAACTAATATAAGCACAAGCGGAATCCCCAAAGCGCCTCTAAACAACCAGCAGAGCTCCCCTCAGTCCAACCACAACAActccaaccctaaccccaaagAGAGCTCTCCCTCACCTAAACTTAAACCTAAAGGGGTTCGCCCTAAAATCATCACCTACGTCCGAAAGAACCCTCAGTTCAAGCCCCAAGCTGCTGACGGACCTTATCAGGTATCTTCTCTACCATCCAGACTATCAGCATACCCTCATGGACAAACACCCGGCTCCTTGAAAGGTGCTGCTAAAGACCCCTCCAAGCAAGACGCAGAAACCAAAGGAAGCCCGGTACTCATGGCCTCCAATCTGCTCTTTGACAAGTACCGCCAAGAGATGCAGACAAATATCTTCCCATCAGGAGTCCTGGCCAGGAGTATCAGGCcccctggacacacaaacactgtcccccctgcacacacacacagtcatacagcACCACCGAAACTGGGCAGCAAAGCAGACAACTTTTACAGGCCAACGTCAGAA GTGGGAAGATCTGCTGCTTCTAAAGGGAGTTCTGCTGAGGACACGCTGCAGCCACAGACGGCTGCTCAGGCTGGAGAGAGTGGCAGCCTCCTGCGGTCTGGCAGGGGTTTGCGTCTGGGCCTGGGGGCTGTCAACAGGACAGCTACAGGCTCAGCCAGGGGCAGAGGACCAggtcaaggtcagaggtcaacgcTGGTCTTCAGCCAGCCTGTCCAATCTGTCAGCCCAGCAACCACTCAGAAAGGCCAAGATAACGCAG ATGATCAGGTTTTCACCCAGCCTGCTGCTGCTagtcctcctcctgctccagccTCCAGGTCTCTGCTTCCCAAGGCAAGCCAGTCCGGGCTGCGCCCCCCTGGCTTCAGCTCCACCCGTCTTCCTGCAGGCCGCCTGGCAGCCTTTGGGTTTGTCAGGAGCTCCAGTGTGTCCTCGGTCTCATCGGCTCACTCTGCTGACAGCACTCAGAGTGACCCTTGCAGGACAGCTCATCGTGAGTCCACTC TAAA TGAGGAGCCCCCTCTTCACCGAGTGACCACCAGCCCCCCATCAACAGATCACCAGAGGGTCCCACCGTGCCGCAGTAACAGTCTTCAGCCACCATCCACCCCGGCTCTGCCCCGACGCTACCTGCCCCCCCAGCCAAGAAGCTCCCCTGGAG TTGGCAGGAAGGAATTCCAGCGAAGTTCAGAGGTCACACGttccctcccatcctccccaAAAAGGCTGGCGGTGGTTCCTCCTAAACCTCAATCCCCAG GCTCTGCAGTG tccaGTCAGTGCAGCGCCCCGCAGCAGCAGTGCGGGGGTCAGCTTCTCCAGGGTCCCCTCAAC GTTCAGAGGCTACAGGGACACTGTGAACAGCAGGAGAGGCAGCTTAGAGCCCTAAAAGAGGAACTGAGGAAGACTTCTTTGGGTCTAGAagtcttcatcatcaccactcAGCATTATTGCCTAAAG AATACAACTacagaagaaaatcaaaagaaattgTCCATGGAAATGCAAAAGATCAGAGAGGAAATGG TGTGCAACTCGATGCGATGGGAGAGACTCCAGCGGGAAAAGTCAGCATTGGAGGTGGCATTTGAGCgagagctgcaggagctgcagctgcagcaagaGGCGGAGCTCGCTGCTGTGGAGGAGGGGCTTAGAAAGTGTCACTCAGCAGAGACAGAACACCTGAAGATGGAGCATCGGTCAGAGATGGAGGAGCTCAGGACGCAGCAACAGGAGCAG gttgAGGAACTAACAGTGAACCACCAGGCGGCCATTCAGGAGCTCAGAGATATGCATaacatcaccatggcaacactgCATGAGGAGCACGCCCGTACCATGAGAG ACTTAAGGAAAGCTCATGAGCAACAGAAGATGCTTCTAGAAGAGGATTTTGAGAAACACCGGCTTTCTCTCCAG GATCAAGTGGATACGCTCACATTTCAAAATCAGAGTCTGAGGGATAAAGCCAAACGCTTTGAGGAAGCTTTGAGGAGGAGTACTGACGAACAGATAGTT GATGCTTTAGCGCCGTATCAGCACATTGAACAAGACCTGAGGAGCCTGAAGGAGGTTGTGGAAATGAAGAACCAGCAGATACACcaacaagagaagaaaatttCTGACCTGGAAAAAGTG CAGGCCCAGAAGAACGTGTTCCTCGAGGAGAGGATCcaagtcctgcagcagcagaatgaggATCTGAAGACTCGTATTGAAATGAACTTGGTGCTGTCCAG GCAACTATCAGAGGAGAACGCCAACCTCCAGGAATCTGTTGAGAAGGAAAGCACAGAGAAGAAGCGGCTGAGCCGGAACAACGAGGAGCTGCTGTGGCGTCTGCAGACCAGTCCCCTTATGTCCCCCGCCTCCTCCCCCCTGCACCGCTCCTTCTCGACCTCCCCtgtcccctcctcccccctcttctcctcctcacctgtAACTGGCTGCGACTCCCCTTCTCACTGTCACGGCTGCCCCCAGCAGGTTCATTACCCCTCCCCATCCCACAGAGCCAACACCAATCAAAATCTGTCCTCAGGACCAGCCACACCCACCCACAGGGCTGCAAGCAATCAGAATTACTCCCCCAGCCCGGCCACGCCCACCCACAGAGCACTGGCCAGTCGCTCTAACTCAACCGCCAGTCTCAACTCTTCACAGAGATaa